DNA from Desulfitobacterium chlororespirans DSM 11544:
TCTTCTCCAGAAATCCAAACAATGATTCTGGAACTTATTGATTTGTGCAATCAAGGCCATAATGGTCTGGATATGGGAGAAAACTACTGGGCTTTTATGGCCGAAAATTACCTTACCAATCCCCTCTTTATCAGCACCACAGATCAAAAATACGGTGAGGGTGCCGCAGAGTTTATCGGCAAAGCCTTAAAGATTCATTTAGGGTAAAGCGTCAGGCCTTGCCTACTCTGCGGGATAAGGCGGGAGCCCCTGTCCGCCCCCTCCTGTACCGATGCTTATGATGGCATAAATATCCTCGTAAGCATATTGTACTCTCAGTTCCCGGTAATTATCCGGCCAGGTCCCCTTGCCTTTGGCCGCCTCGGCAGGATTGCGATAGCCGTCGTGATCGGTGGTAAAATCATAGTTCACAGCAACGCAGAACTCATGGATATCCCCGGCCACAATGGAGATGTCATTGAGCTGATAGGAGGCAATGCGTTCTTCCACAGGAGTCTTTTCGCTCATCCGCAAGACCATATAGGTCTCAAAAGCGGCTTGGCCCAGCTTAATCAAATCCGTTTCTCCGGATGAGAAGATCAACGGTTCATCAGTTTGCGCTTTCGTGGGGTAGGGATAAGGCAGGCTGCTCTCAGCCATCACCCAAACAAGATGATGGTTTATCCCGTCGGAGTAGCCGTCTGTGTAAACGAACCGGACCGTTGCCGATAATCTCCCCTCTTTCTGCCGATACTCCAGATAGCGAAGTCCTTGCTCTCTATCCTGCCACCCCCTCTTGCCTTGACCAAACACTTCGACAACCTGTTCAATAGTCTTCAGCTTATCAGGGATGTACGTTGCCCCTTCCCCCTTATGGAGGGTCACTGCGGGAATATCTGCACCATCATAGACGTTAACGAACAATTTAATCAGCCGCCTGGTGTTCTCATCCACACTATAGCGCGCTTCCTCAAAATTAAAATCGTAGCCATTTTTGATCTGCAAGGGTTCGATGGGAGTAAAAGCCGAGGTATCCATTTCCTTTGTATCCGCACCGAGCATAAACCCGTTGATACTGAAGTTAGAGAAATCATAATCACCGGTGGCGCTGTTGGCCTTATTCGCTGCCAGTCCTATACTCAAAGCCACCACGAACACCGTTGCAACCATGATGACCCAGTTGGCGGGTTTTTTATAGTTCAACACATTCTTGATTCTCGCTTTCACATTTCCTTCTCCGAAAGCCAGGGGACTTCCATTTAAGAAACGCCGGCCCGCAGCCAGGGACAACAAGGACTGGGCATAGGGCTTTTTCATTTCCTGGCCCATTGCCTTCAGCACCTTTTCATCACAGGAAAGCTCCATATCCGTGCTCATCAGCGAGAAGGCCATCCAGACCAGAGGATTAAACCAATGGAGGGAAAGAATGAGGAAAGCAAAGGGTTTCACCAGATGATCAAACCGTTGGATATGTGTCTGCTCATGAAGAAGGATATACCTCCGTTCTTCTTCCCTCAATCCGATCGGTACGTAGATTTTCGGCCGAAAAACTCCCAGCACAAAAGGTGTTCTCAGCTTATCGGATTCATAGATATTACCCACGGAAAGCACTGCCCCATGCAACCGCCTCTTCAGCAGGACAATGGATACAGCGCTGTAGAGCAACAAGGCGGCCATCCCTATCAGCCAGAGGTAGCTGCCGAACATCAGCCACACTTCCGAGTGGTAGGCCTGGGTGGTGATAGAGTAGCCGTCGGCTGTCTGGCCGAGATAGACTGTAACCGTTCCCAGGCCACCGTTGGCCGCATCGCCGACGGCACGAAGGGCTGCACCGACGGCAGAGCCCAAAGAGACATTCTCCCCCAAAGGAGCTGTCTGAGGGATGAGCTGGGCTTTGAAGGGAATCAGGCTGAAGACACTCTCAAAGGAAAAGGGAAAGATCAGCCTGAAACCTGCTGTCCCCCAAAGAGCATAGGAAACAGCTTTCGGCGCTTTCTTCAGGAAAAGCCGCGCCAGCATAATAGCGGCAATGACATAGCTTCCGGTCAGGCTCATATTCAACACGGTAAGGAACAGCCCTTCCATCATCACTCCTCCTTATGCTCGTCGATTAGCCTCTTCAATTCGTCAACCTGATCATCGCTCAATTTCTTGCCCCCGATAAAGGCGGTCAGGAATCTGGGCAGAGAGCCGCCAAAAGCGTTTTCCACAAACCGTCTGCTTTGCTCAGCGTAGAAGGCATCTTTTTTGATCAGCGCAGTCACCACAGCCTGCTGATTTTGAAAAATGCCCTTTTCACACAAATTCTTCAGCACCGTATAGGTGGTGGATTTTTTCCAGTTCAGTTCTTTTTCGCACAGCTTTACCAACTCACCGGAGGGAATTGGCTCATGCTGCCAAACCAACTCAGCAAATCTCCCTTCGCTCTGGGATAATTTATCTTCTTTCATGACAAAGCCTCCTCGGTCTATGTTTTATAGACTTATATTTTGAGTCTATAGAATATAGACCTCTTTGTCAAGAAAATAATGCGCAAATGAATTGAGAAACATATGACCCTTTGCCCAAGCCCAATCGATTATTCGCGAAACGTATGGGTTTGAGTTTCAATGACCTCCCGTAGTTGATGTACGATCTGAAGGTAGCGGGGTTCCTCTTTTAAAGGAGCATATCCTTGATCTATTAAAACGCTTTGGGCCAGCACTTTTTTCACGTAGGATGTGTCCGTGACCCGGTTAAAAACAGGGCTCTTGGCATAATCATAGCTTAACTCCAGGATGTGCTGTGTGTATTCTTCCAGATACGTGAGGGCCGCTTGCTTATCTCCTCTTACCACCATGATTTTCACTATATCTGCATAGGCAATTTCCCTGGAGATGCCTAAAAGCCTCGTTATTTCCAAGTTCATTTTGGCGAGAGTGCAGGCCTTGTCCATATCTTCCTGCTCCCGGGCAAAAGCACCTAAAAGACTTAA
Protein-coding regions in this window:
- a CDS encoding M56 family metallopeptidase, yielding MEGLFLTVLNMSLTGSYVIAAIMLARLFLKKAPKAVSYALWGTAGFRLIFPFSFESVFSLIPFKAQLIPQTAPLGENVSLGSAVGAALRAVGDAANGGLGTVTVYLGQTADGYSITTQAYHSEVWLMFGSYLWLIGMAALLLYSAVSIVLLKRRLHGAVLSVGNIYESDKLRTPFVLGVFRPKIYVPIGLREEERRYILLHEQTHIQRFDHLVKPFAFLILSLHWFNPLVWMAFSLMSTDMELSCDEKVLKAMGQEMKKPYAQSLLSLAAGRRFLNGSPLAFGEGNVKARIKNVLNYKKPANWVIMVATVFVVALSIGLAANKANSATGDYDFSNFSINGFMLGADTKEMDTSAFTPIEPLQIKNGYDFNFEEARYSVDENTRRLIKLFVNVYDGADIPAVTLHKGEGATYIPDKLKTIEQVVEVFGQGKRGWQDREQGLRYLEYRQKEGRLSATVRFVYTDGYSDGINHHLVWVMAESSLPYPYPTKAQTDEPLIFSSGETDLIKLGQAAFETYMVLRMSEKTPVEERIASYQLNDISIVAGDIHEFCVAVNYDFTTDHDGYRNPAEAAKGKGTWPDNYRELRVQYAYEDIYAIISIGTGGGGQGLPPYPAE
- a CDS encoding BlaI/MecI/CopY family transcriptional regulator → MKEDKLSQSEGRFAELVWQHEPIPSGELVKLCEKELNWKKSTTYTVLKNLCEKGIFQNQQAVVTALIKKDAFYAEQSRRFVENAFGGSLPRFLTAFIGGKKLSDDQVDELKRLIDEHKEE